In one window of Desulforhabdus amnigena DNA:
- the cmoB gene encoding tRNA 5-methoxyuridine(34)/uridine 5-oxyacetic acid(34) synthase CmoB, whose translation MIDYTGLYQKIEQTPLAPWFQILPSKVARAFNDSPHGDWPRWESIIEQMPQLTPSSVDLNTGTVRIGNATDCDPLDRENLEKLLRQLHPWRKGPYSVFGIHIDTEWRSDWKWERLRDHIRPLKGRLVLDVGCGNGYHCWRMAGAGAQLVVGIDPYLLFIAQFRALQRFVRDDRVHLLPLGIEALPQNPGGFDSVFSMGVLYHRRSPIDHLMELRSCLRSGGELILETLVIEGKTGEVLVPEGRYAKMRNVWFIPSCPTLELWLKRCSFKDVRLVNVCETTTEEQRSTGWMTYESLPDYLDPKDRRLTVEGLPAPRRAIFLATCP comes from the coding sequence ATGATCGATTATACCGGCCTGTACCAAAAAATAGAACAAACGCCGCTGGCTCCGTGGTTCCAGATCCTGCCTTCCAAAGTGGCAAGAGCTTTCAACGACTCACCCCACGGCGACTGGCCCAGGTGGGAGTCCATCATCGAGCAAATGCCTCAACTGACACCCTCATCCGTGGATCTGAATACCGGCACCGTGCGCATCGGGAATGCCACCGACTGCGATCCCCTGGACCGGGAGAACCTTGAAAAACTGCTGCGGCAGCTTCACCCCTGGCGGAAGGGACCCTATTCGGTCTTCGGCATCCATATCGATACGGAATGGCGTTCGGACTGGAAATGGGAACGCCTCCGCGACCACATTCGACCGCTGAAGGGCAGGCTGGTACTGGATGTGGGCTGCGGCAACGGTTATCACTGCTGGCGCATGGCAGGCGCCGGAGCTCAACTCGTTGTCGGCATAGATCCCTACCTGTTGTTCATTGCGCAGTTCAGAGCACTGCAGCGTTTCGTGCGCGATGACCGGGTCCATCTGCTTCCCCTCGGTATCGAGGCCCTGCCGCAGAATCCGGGAGGGTTTGACAGTGTCTTTTCCATGGGGGTGCTGTATCACCGCCGCTCCCCCATCGACCACTTGATGGAATTGAGATCCTGCCTTCGAAGCGGCGGGGAACTCATTCTGGAAACACTGGTCATCGAGGGAAAAACCGGGGAAGTGCTGGTTCCGGAAGGCCGCTATGCAAAGATGCGCAATGTATGGTTCATCCCCTCCTGCCCCACCCTCGAACTCTGGCTGAAACGCTGCAGCTTCAAGGATGTCCGGCTGGTCAATGTCTGTGAGACCACCACCGAAGAACAGCGCTCTACCGGCTGGATGACCTACGAATCCCTGCCCGATTATCTCGACCCGAAAGACCGCCGGCTGACCGTGGAAGGATTGCCGGCGCCGAGAAGGGCAATCTTTCTGGCCACCTGCCCCTGA